Within the [Enterobacter] lignolyticus SCF1 genome, the region CACTCTTCCACCAGCCAGAACCACAGCGTGATGTGCCGGTCCGGAAACTGGTATTCCAGTTTGTCGAACAGCACCGCGTTGCGCGCCACAATGCCGACCTCTTCCTGGAGCTCACGCACCATCGCCTGCTCGGCCGATTCGCCGTCCTCGATCTTACCGCCCGGGAACTCCCACTTGTTGGCCATATGGGCATCGGCAGCACGCTGGGTAATGAAGATCTCCCCCTGCGCATTACGGATAATACCCGTTGAGATATGCAGTATTTTCATTGTCTTATATCCATAAAAAAGGCGCAGTCACCTGCGCCTTCGTTTTTATTCAGTCCCTTAGCTCAAACGGCCATGGCACTGTTTATATTTTTTACCTGAACCGCACGGGCACGGATCGTTACGTCCCACTTTGCGATCGCCGGTCTGCGCCGCCAGCATTTCAGCCGCAGCGGTATCGTCATCCTGATGGCTGAGCTGCTGCATCTGAGTCAGGCGCTCGGCCTCCTCACGACGCTGCTGCTCCATCGCTTCAACTTCTTCCGGCAGGCGCACCTGCACCTTGCTCAGGGTGCTGATGACCTCATACTTCAGCGACTCCAGCATGGCGGCAAACATGGAGAAGGACTCGCGCTTGTACTCCTGCTTCGGATCCTTCTGCGCGTAACCGCGCAGGTGAATACCCTGACGCAGATAGTCCATCGCCGCGAGGTGCTCTTTCCACAGGGAATCCAGCGTCTGCAGCATCACGCCTTTTTCGAAGTGGCGCATCATCTCGGTGCCAACCACTTCCTCTTTACGCTGATACACTTCGATGGCGCTCTGCAGAATACGCTCACGCAGGGTCTCTTCGTGCAGCTCTGGCTCTTTATCCAGCCATTCGGAAATCGGCAATTCGAGGTCGAAATCGTTTTTCAGACGCTCCTGCAGGCCCGGAATATCCCACATTTCTTCCAGCGACTGCGGCGGAATATGCGCATCGATGGTCGCCTTGAAGACGTCTTCACGGATGCTGGCAATAGTTTCGCTCACGTCCGACACGTCCAGCAGTTCGTTACGCTGGGTGTAGATAGCGCGACGCTGATCGTTCGCCACATCGTCATACTCAAGCAGCTGCTTACGGATATCGAAGTTGCGGCTTTCCACTTTACGCTGTGCGTTGGCGATCGCTTTGGTCACCCACGGGTGCTCAATCGCTTCGCCCGGCTTCATCCCCAGCTTACGCATCATGCCCGACACGCGGTCAGAGGCAAAGATACGCATCAGGGCATCTTCCATCGACAGGTAGAAGCGGGAAGAACCGGCATCGCCCTGACGACCGGAACGGCCGCGCAGCTGGTTGTCGATACGACGGGATTCGTGACGCTCGGTGCCAACGATGTGCAGACCGCCCGCCGCCAGAACGGCTTCGTGACGAACCTGCCAGTCGGCCTTGATCTTCGCAATCTGCTCGCTGGTCGGGTTTTCGAGCTGGGCGATTTCCGCCTGCCAGCTGCCGCCCAGCACGATGTCCGTACCACGACCCGCCATGTTGGTAGCGATGGTCACGGTTGCCGGGTAGCCCGCCTGAGCGA harbors:
- the mutT gene encoding 8-oxo-dGTP diphosphatase MutT; amino-acid sequence: MKILHISTGIIRNAQGEIFITQRAADAHMANKWEFPGGKIEDGESAEQAMVRELQEEVGIVARNAVLFDKLEYQFPDRHITLWFWLVEEWLGDPWGKEGQPGRWVAQGELLAAAFPPANEPVIAKLIAQA